In Haloplanus rubicundus, one DNA window encodes the following:
- a CDS encoding NAD(P)/FAD-dependent oxidoreductase: MTDSDQTTYDVAVVGGGPAGLTAALYTTRLGHDTVIVNRGGGRAAMMQDTHNVIGITEDVSGVEFLQTAQQQVQEYGATYRRGFVNGIDRRDDERFHLAVDDGDDVDVRRVVLATGFSDVKPDPPLPPTGRGLHYCLHCDAYMFVDESVYVMGHGDSAAYVAMIMFNFTDEVDLLTRGDDPTWSDETERMLDAHPIDVIDEQITGMNRGPDGWLESFEFEDGSVREYRGGFPMYGSEYNNALAADLGCDLNDDGTVVADDHGRTSVDGVHAVGDLVQGHNQIPVAMGQGAKAGIAIHMDLRAFPRSVDEIEAQGPVDPDEVPAVSQSLRETARAFREAEAAESAADD, translated from the coding sequence ATGACCGACAGCGACCAGACCACCTACGACGTCGCCGTCGTCGGCGGCGGGCCGGCCGGCCTGACCGCCGCTCTCTACACCACCCGTCTCGGCCACGACACCGTGATCGTCAACCGCGGCGGGGGCCGCGCCGCGATGATGCAGGACACGCACAACGTCATCGGCATCACCGAGGACGTCTCGGGCGTCGAGTTCCTGCAGACCGCTCAACAGCAGGTTCAAGAGTACGGCGCCACCTACCGTCGCGGCTTCGTGAACGGGATCGACCGCCGCGACGACGAGCGGTTCCACCTCGCCGTCGACGACGGCGACGACGTCGACGTCCGGCGGGTCGTCCTCGCGACTGGCTTCAGCGACGTGAAACCGGACCCGCCGCTCCCGCCGACGGGGCGTGGGCTCCACTACTGTCTCCACTGTGACGCCTACATGTTCGTCGACGAGTCGGTGTACGTGATGGGCCACGGCGACAGCGCCGCCTACGTCGCCATGATCATGTTCAACTTCACCGACGAGGTCGACCTCCTCACCCGCGGCGACGACCCCACCTGGAGCGACGAGACCGAGCGCATGCTGGACGCCCACCCCATCGACGTGATCGACGAGCAGATCACGGGCATGAACCGCGGCCCCGACGGCTGGTTGGAGAGCTTCGAGTTCGAGGACGGCAGCGTCCGCGAGTACCGCGGCGGCTTCCCCATGTACGGCTCGGAGTACAACAACGCCCTCGCGGCCGATCTGGGCTGTGATCTGAACGACGACGGCACCGTCGTCGCCGACGACCACGGCCGGACGAGCGTCGACGGCGTCCACGCCGTCGGCGACCTCGTGCAGGGTCACAACCAGATTCCCGTGGCGATGGGGCAGGGCGCGAAGGCCGGCATCGCCATCCACATGGACCTCCGGGCGTTCCCGCGGAGCGTCGACGAGATCGAGGCGCAGGGACCGGTCGACCCCGACGAAGTGCCCGCCGTCTCGCAGTCGCTCCGGGAGACGGCGCGGGCGTTTCGGGAAGCCGAGGCGGCCGAGTCCGCGGCCGACGACTGA
- a CDS encoding Rid family detoxifying hydrolase, giving the protein MDPVTTDDAPTFTDAYSLPIGQGMIHGETLHTAMLPGDPETGDIVGETMAEQAERTLENVGAVLEAGGSSFDDVIKVTVYVTDLDAFEEFNAVYERYVSEPYPVRCAVEVADLYETVMVELDVVAAV; this is encoded by the coding sequence ATGGACCCCGTCACCACCGACGACGCGCCGACGTTCACCGACGCTTACTCGCTTCCCATCGGACAGGGGATGATCCACGGCGAGACGCTGCATACGGCGATGTTGCCCGGCGACCCGGAGACGGGCGACATCGTCGGCGAGACGATGGCCGAACAGGCCGAACGAACCCTCGAAAACGTCGGCGCAGTCCTCGAGGCCGGCGGGTCGTCGTTCGACGACGTGATCAAGGTCACCGTCTACGTCACGGACCTGGACGCCTTCGAGGAGTTCAACGCGGTGTACGAACGGTACGTCTCCGAGCCGTATCCGGTCCGGTGTGCCGTGGAGGTGGCGGACCTCTACGAGACGGTCATGGTGGAACTCGACGTCGTCGCCGCCGTGTGA
- a CDS encoding tyrosine-type recombinase/integrase, protein MQLKEDTTETVEFPVPPVAEATEERLDDFSALLGDDYRDFKETFLEWLLIEGRDTYKREGYADATVRTTHYKVEEAYRWLWEREGSYTKEFTPEDATELIEFLVRRTTHPETYVYTFEKSLKRLFKFFREKRNKDIPEWSHEIPLDTNSDSSTKDKFYPEEMRALYEAALAVSSVKSYHSVSRPERDQIKAYLSQRFEMPKSEVAAEEFERANSWKIPSIVSVSSDCGLRPIEVGRAKVEWFNLENKKMLVPKDESTKNDAEWECALSSKSVTAVSNWLSERGSYDLYDGRDAVWLTRTGNTYGSGTLNRVLNKLTEEADLDQQGRNLSWYSFRHGAASMWAEQEGIYLAKNQLRHKNVETTMRYTRGSVDAATKAADSMW, encoded by the coding sequence ATGCAACTCAAGGAAGACACCACTGAGACGGTCGAATTTCCGGTTCCCCCGGTAGCAGAGGCAACGGAAGAACGACTTGATGATTTCTCCGCGCTTCTCGGAGACGACTATCGAGACTTCAAGGAAACCTTCCTCGAATGGCTACTCATCGAGGGGCGGGACACATACAAGCGAGAAGGCTACGCTGATGCTACGGTGCGGACGACCCACTACAAGGTCGAAGAAGCCTACCGCTGGTTGTGGGAACGCGAAGGAAGCTACACGAAAGAGTTCACACCAGAGGATGCAACCGAACTGATCGAATTTCTCGTCCGACGAACGACGCATCCTGAAACCTACGTCTACACGTTCGAGAAATCACTGAAGCGACTGTTCAAGTTCTTCCGCGAGAAGCGGAACAAGGATATCCCCGAGTGGAGTCACGAGATCCCGCTGGACACCAACTCGGATTCGTCCACCAAGGACAAGTTCTACCCCGAGGAGATGCGGGCGCTCTACGAAGCCGCCCTCGCGGTCAGTTCCGTCAAGAGCTACCACAGTGTCAGTCGACCAGAGCGCGACCAGATCAAGGCGTATCTTTCACAACGATTCGAGATGCCCAAGTCCGAGGTCGCTGCAGAAGAGTTCGAGCGGGCAAACTCGTGGAAAATCCCCTCCATCGTCTCCGTGTCATCAGACTGTGGGCTTCGACCCATCGAGGTGGGGCGTGCGAAGGTGGAGTGGTTCAACCTAGAGAATAAGAAGATGCTCGTCCCCAAAGACGAGTCCACGAAGAACGACGCCGAGTGGGAGTGTGCGCTCTCCAGCAAATCAGTTACCGCCGTGAGCAATTGGCTCTCGGAACGCGGGAGCTACGACCTCTACGACGGACGGGACGCGGTGTGGCTCACCCGGACAGGGAACACCTACGGGTCAGGGACACTGAATCGCGTGCTGAACAAACTCACCGAGGAAGCTGATCTCGACCAGCAGGGACGTAACCTGTCCTGGTACTCCTTCCGTCATGGAGCGGCCTCAATGTGGGCCGAACAGGAGGGCATCTATCTGGCGAAGAACCAGCTTCGGCACAAGAACGTCGAGACGACGATGCGGTACACCCGTGGGTCGGTCGATGCCGCGACAAAAGCCGCCGATTCAATGTGGTAA
- a CDS encoding PDDEXK family nuclease, producing the protein MDDSERETVELDQYDVMRYEQLLSEFLDRHSNFEDQLSEWRKGLNRHGERVSLDEAPESEMSIANAREAHPLFSRIVTTREETNRYFRTGNIRMLLPVVDVIYAGRAIEVFDELGVIEADETGPDIAEEYVQRLLNRDETLDALFELETASIFHRRGFDTKLVKEGSVGGRDIVVTEDCTDVSIECKRKTSQVPFDEKMEITGKTISDKVWNQINIGKDSFALRISSDTPPKDQHIDQLADSIAELLRNRWEENSVTVDGDKFHIELLDYYEGGRVTEYEGRIPRTASEMDELREKIDPLGHLDHEIDPMDTDGHGDVQIFVNELGQVVVMNAYAMEFDFPKYDEIQLNDWVMNTIRSASSQVSGFQPSVVFIDLPYIVIEQMQRRETESYHGGTVSQWQRLANEQIIGLLNKSDSLNAIIFSSHSEQHGDNVVEMGRPIAVDSPIHSIFNIDPEEELPSRIKEFIEGSHVDPD; encoded by the coding sequence ATGGACGATTCAGAAAGAGAAACCGTGGAGTTAGACCAATATGATGTGATGCGGTATGAGCAGCTTCTGTCTGAATTCTTAGATAGACACAGCAATTTTGAAGACCAACTTTCCGAGTGGAGAAAGGGCTTGAATCGACACGGAGAACGCGTGAGTCTTGACGAAGCTCCCGAGAGCGAGATGTCTATTGCCAATGCAAGGGAAGCTCATCCCCTGTTCAGCCGGATTGTCACGACTAGGGAGGAGACGAACCGTTATTTCAGGACAGGCAACATCAGGATGCTCTTGCCTGTTGTAGACGTGATTTACGCTGGTAGAGCCATAGAGGTATTTGACGAATTGGGTGTGATTGAAGCAGATGAGACTGGCCCAGATATCGCCGAAGAGTACGTCCAACGGTTACTAAATCGGGATGAAACCCTAGACGCCTTGTTCGAATTGGAGACGGCTTCGATTTTCCACCGACGTGGCTTCGATACCAAGTTGGTCAAAGAGGGTAGTGTAGGAGGCCGCGACATAGTCGTAACAGAAGACTGCACTGACGTTTCTATTGAGTGCAAGCGGAAGACCAGCCAGGTGCCATTCGATGAAAAGATGGAGATTACCGGTAAGACGATCAGCGACAAAGTTTGGAATCAAATCAATATAGGTAAAGACAGCTTCGCCCTTCGAATCTCCTCGGACACGCCGCCAAAAGATCAGCATATAGATCAACTTGCTGACTCCATTGCTGAACTTCTTCGAAACAGATGGGAAGAGAATTCTGTAACGGTAGATGGTGATAAGTTCCATATCGAGTTGCTCGACTACTACGAAGGCGGGCGGGTGACTGAATACGAAGGTAGAATCCCTAGGACTGCCTCTGAAATGGATGAGCTTCGGGAGAAGATTGATCCTCTGGGGCATTTGGACCACGAGATTGATCCGATGGATACGGACGGCCATGGCGACGTTCAAATCTTTGTGAACGAACTGGGCCAAGTAGTGGTTATGAATGCATATGCGATGGAGTTTGACTTCCCGAAGTACGACGAGATTCAGTTGAATGATTGGGTGATGAACACGATTCGCTCCGCTTCAAGCCAAGTTTCCGGTTTCCAACCTAGTGTCGTCTTCATTGATTTGCCCTACATCGTAATTGAGCAGATGCAGAGAAGGGAGACGGAAAGTTATCATGGCGGCACAGTCAGCCAGTGGCAGAGGCTGGCCAACGAACAGATTATCGGCCTACTCAACAAATCTGATAGTCTAAATGCAATCATATTCTCCTCGCACTCTGAGCAACATGGAGATAATGTCGTAGAGATGGGACGCCCGATTGCCGTGGACTCACCTATTCACTCTATCTTCAATATAGACCCAGAAGAAGAGTTACCATCAAGAATCAAGGAATTTATCGAGGGAAGCCATGTGGATCCAGACTAA
- a CDS encoding outer membrane protein assembly factor BamB family protein: protein MQELDRRTLLQTGVMGVTAGIGLSGIAGRGQATGTSPDKAPAYTTETSAISLPDPVTEPLWTKQFDGDTYARYAYGGEAVYVRVSPQNDIDSTQLLAINAETGEVRWQRDFSSEFIDIRPFEDNVLVQQGSTITAYDPPSGSQQWTIEYPSEGEHRRLTTSLVREKTFLVTSEEEGITDNQLLGVDQSTGEIIWNKTISLPGAHQEATLPFSPNEYVMFATADGHRILDLDARTGEVFGTYTIPVAEPIASSDSLIVSLREYPENYTLVNSSSYTGSSSTEVVRVFESFDSDPVLTLSGPRIPQIDGRRGDLKYGIIDEGQFRAVAVPSGETLWTQSIDTDINHQIGGWVNGLFYHLTNTPASAGYTAKLAARQISTGQVEWSRTIYENMQTEDSRPPYINLRSYSDPVIVGRANGDFLALDAATGTVEEWAISLTTEGDNYDLYRANQDGFVMTTTDTYAPESTSLSMFPAPDSDSSSDSPSDGSDSPTESPSEGNLSLSLSPSSVTSGTTTDVGVTVTDSATGDAVVDATVSLSALGLSATTDLNGEATLSINTNDPDEYTISVSKDGYADTTTTLTVEDSESSDASFQDVLGTIGDYNSGNASFQDVLQAIADYNANN from the coding sequence ATGCAAGAACTTGATCGACGGACGCTACTTCAGACGGGGGTAATGGGTGTTACAGCAGGAATTGGCCTTAGTGGGATCGCTGGTCGTGGGCAGGCAACTGGGACCAGCCCCGATAAGGCGCCCGCATACACGACAGAGACATCAGCGATTAGCCTGCCAGACCCCGTTACTGAACCACTCTGGACCAAACAGTTTGATGGAGACACCTATGCGAGATATGCATATGGTGGTGAAGCGGTATACGTTCGGGTATCTCCACAGAATGACATAGATTCGACTCAATTACTTGCGATTAATGCAGAAACTGGCGAGGTGCGCTGGCAACGCGACTTCTCCAGTGAATTCATTGATATAAGGCCGTTTGAGGACAATGTTCTCGTGCAACAGGGGTCGACAATAACGGCCTACGATCCGCCATCCGGCAGTCAGCAGTGGACTATCGAATACCCCAGTGAAGGGGAGCATAGGCGGCTTACAACGAGTCTTGTTCGAGAAAAAACATTTCTCGTCACCAGTGAAGAGGAAGGGATTACGGATAATCAACTCTTGGGTGTTGATCAATCGACTGGAGAAATAATATGGAACAAGACTATCTCGCTTCCAGGGGCACATCAGGAGGCAACCCTCCCATTTTCACCAAACGAATATGTGATGTTCGCAACGGCCGATGGTCACCGTATCCTTGATCTTGATGCACGCACTGGCGAGGTCTTTGGGACGTACACCATCCCTGTAGCCGAACCGATCGCATCATCAGACTCCCTCATTGTCTCTCTGAGGGAATATCCTGAAAATTACACTCTCGTGAACAGCTCTAGCTACACAGGTTCATCATCAACTGAGGTCGTGAGAGTATTCGAGTCCTTCGACAGTGATCCAGTTCTCACACTTTCTGGACCGAGGATTCCTCAGATTGACGGCAGACGTGGGGATCTGAAATACGGAATCATCGACGAGGGACAGTTCCGCGCCGTTGCAGTCCCAAGTGGGGAGACACTCTGGACGCAGTCCATTGATACTGATATCAACCACCAGATTGGGGGATGGGTTAACGGACTCTTTTATCACCTGACGAATACACCTGCATCAGCAGGTTACACGGCCAAACTTGCGGCCAGACAGATCTCAACGGGGCAGGTTGAGTGGAGTCGTACAATCTACGAGAATATGCAAACAGAAGATTCCCGACCACCATACATCAATTTGCGATCATATAGCGATCCGGTGATTGTGGGGCGTGCTAATGGAGATTTCTTAGCTCTCGATGCGGCTACTGGGACAGTAGAGGAGTGGGCAATTTCGCTCACCACTGAAGGAGACAATTATGATCTTTATCGAGCGAATCAAGACGGATTCGTTATGACGACAACTGACACATATGCCCCGGAGTCGACGAGTCTTTCGATGTTCCCTGCGCCGGATTCTGACTCGTCATCTGATTCACCCTCTGACGGGTCTGACTCACCGACCGAGTCGCCATCTGAGGGCAACCTCAGTCTGTCACTTTCGCCTTCATCGGTTACTTCCGGGACGACAACAGATGTAGGCGTCACAGTTACCGACAGTGCAACCGGCGACGCAGTTGTAGATGCAACAGTCTCACTCTCTGCTCTTGGTTTGTCGGCGACCACGGATCTGAATGGTGAGGCAACCCTGTCGATAAACACTAACGATCCAGACGAATACACCATCTCAGTCAGTAAGGACGGCTACGCAGACACTACAACGACACTAACCGTGGAAGACAGCGAGAGTAGTGATGCGTCCTTCCAAGATGTACTGGGAACAATTGGAGACTACAATTCTGGCAATGCATCATTCCAAGACGTACTCCAAGCAATAGCTGACTACAACGCGAACAACTGA
- a CDS encoding outer membrane protein assembly factor BamB family protein: MQELDRRTLLQMGVMGVTAGTGLGRLAGRGQAMNISHSQPTFTSRASAISPPDTFTEPLWTTQFDGSITQTVGEGELYIVDSSPTDGDRLLALNIQTGEERWSRAISTTQNPVTVTADRVLEIDQSTVIAYERSSGEQQWTVQYPGEVDFSSLVLREAGEETLLITSRAEGATEKRLLGVNTTTGDVRWDKTVSLPGEFVEATLPYSPADPDIYVMFATTTGHQILDLNATTGEVNETHTVPIAGPISSGNPTSSFLIEESEDYLVVRSFGLVNEGGIVVVQIFSSFSDEPDLVLSGVNVHQIDSRPGEKKYVVIDDERLRGVASPSGETLWEQSINTDVTQRIRSGTTSDLFYNLRFPSTSTGEYETEIAARSVTTGEIEWSRSVAENSGQPNIGFYPGDNTVLVSRNNGEFVSLDTTTGEVGDWAISLASEGDIYDIYQHNDVVVASAETFSQDPASATLSIFPAPDTVPSDSSPDGVLDVSLSASQITAGTTTDVTVAVSDNTTGDSVEDATVSISDLNLSVTTDLNGEATLSINTNDPDEYTISVSKDGYADTTTTLTVEDSESSETSFQDVLGTIGDYNSGNASFQDVLQAIADYNANN; this comes from the coding sequence ATGCAAGAGCTTGATCGACGGACGCTACTTCAGATGGGGGTAATGGGCGTTACAGCAGGAACAGGGCTCGGTAGGCTCGCTGGTCGTGGGCAGGCTATGAACATCAGTCATAGTCAACCTACATTCACCTCTAGAGCGTCAGCGATTAGTCCTCCAGACACATTTACCGAACCACTTTGGACTACACAGTTCGATGGATCAATTACCCAAACAGTCGGTGAGGGAGAACTCTACATTGTAGATTCATCACCGACTGACGGCGACCGGCTGTTGGCATTGAATATTCAAACAGGCGAGGAACGCTGGAGTCGTGCCATCTCCACTACCCAAAATCCAGTTACCGTCACTGCTGATAGAGTTCTTGAGATCGACCAATCCACAGTGATTGCCTACGAACGTTCGTCTGGAGAGCAACAGTGGACAGTTCAGTACCCTGGAGAGGTAGATTTCTCTTCATTGGTACTCCGAGAGGCAGGCGAGGAGACGCTTCTCATCACTAGCCGGGCAGAAGGTGCTACAGAGAAGCGACTCCTTGGAGTCAATACCACGACTGGTGATGTGCGCTGGGATAAGACAGTCTCACTTCCAGGAGAGTTTGTGGAAGCAACCCTTCCCTATTCTCCAGCAGACCCGGACATTTACGTAATGTTCGCAACGACGACTGGGCATCAGATTTTGGATCTTAATGCAACAACAGGCGAGGTAAACGAAACACATACAGTCCCTATAGCCGGACCAATCTCGTCAGGAAATCCCACGAGTTCCTTTTTAATCGAGGAATCTGAAGATTACCTAGTCGTTAGGAGTTTCGGACTGGTTAATGAGGGGGGGATAGTTGTGGTCCAAATTTTCTCATCATTCAGCGACGAACCGGACCTCGTACTGTCTGGCGTGAATGTTCACCAGATCGATAGCCGACCCGGTGAGAAAAAATATGTCGTTATAGACGACGAACGACTTCGTGGCGTCGCCTCTCCAAGTGGCGAGACTCTCTGGGAGCAGTCAATTAATACTGATGTCACTCAGCGTATTCGTAGCGGTACTACTTCAGATTTATTCTATAATTTACGATTCCCATCAACATCCACAGGCGAGTACGAGACTGAAATTGCTGCTCGGAGTGTAACGACTGGGGAAATTGAGTGGAGTCGTTCTGTAGCAGAGAATAGTGGTCAACCAAATATAGGATTTTATCCGGGTGATAACACGGTACTTGTAAGTCGTAATAACGGAGAATTCGTGTCCCTTGATACAACTACAGGTGAAGTGGGAGACTGGGCGATATCTCTAGCCAGTGAGGGAGACATCTACGATATTTATCAGCATAACGATGTTGTAGTCGCCTCAGCAGAGACTTTTAGTCAAGACCCAGCAAGCGCAACGTTATCCATCTTCCCAGCCCCGGATACGGTTCCTTCCGATTCATCACCTGACGGGGTTCTTGATGTGTCGCTTTCGGCATCACAAATTACGGCTGGAACAACGACTGATGTGACCGTGGCAGTGAGCGACAACACAACCGGCGACTCAGTGGAAGATGCGACAGTCTCAATATCCGATCTCAATCTGTCGGTGACGACGGATCTGAATGGTGAGGCAACCCTGTCGATAAACACTAACGATCCAGACGAATACACCATCTCAGTCAGTAAGGACGGCTACGCAGACACTACAACGACACTAACCGTGGAAGACAGCGAGAGTAGTGAGACGTCCTTCCAAGATGTGCTGGGAACAATTGGAGACTACAATTCTGGCAATGCATCATTCCAAGACGTACTCCAAGCAATAGCTGACTACAACGCGAACAACTGA
- the dpsA gene encoding DNA starvation/stationary phase protection protein DpsA — translation MNTQKNVRQNAGTVGENPVRLDEEKTEQIVEALNTDLADAYVLYHQLHKHHWNVEGAEFLDIHVFLQEAYEAVEEAADEIAERLQAIGGVPNASMGALTEASTVEPEDEDVYDIRTSLANDLEMYGDIIESYREHVELAEGLGDYATAQMLREQLIDVEEHAHVLDHYLEDDTLVLESATN, via the coding sequence ATGAACACCCAGAAGAACGTTCGTCAGAATGCGGGCACGGTCGGCGAGAACCCGGTGCGGCTGGACGAGGAGAAGACGGAACAGATCGTCGAGGCGCTGAACACGGACCTCGCGGACGCGTACGTCCTCTATCACCAGCTCCACAAGCACCACTGGAACGTCGAGGGCGCGGAGTTCCTCGACATCCACGTCTTCCTGCAGGAGGCGTACGAGGCAGTCGAGGAGGCGGCCGACGAAATCGCGGAGCGCCTGCAGGCCATCGGCGGCGTCCCGAACGCGAGCATGGGGGCGCTCACCGAAGCCTCGACGGTCGAACCCGAGGACGAGGACGTCTACGACATCCGCACGTCGCTCGCGAACGACCTGGAGATGTACGGCGACATCATCGAGAGCTACCGCGAACACGTCGAACTCGCAGAGGGGCTCGGCGACTACGCGACGGCACAGATGCTCCGCGAGCAGCTGATCGACGTCGAGGAACACGCCCACGTCCTCGACCACTACCTCGAAGACGACACGCTCGTCCTCGAATCGGCGACGAACTAA
- a CDS encoding metal-dependent transcriptional regulator: MTGTPQYLLVLYRAERHGNVPVPPGTVADAVGRSPAATTEMLQRLDERGLVAHEPYDGAALTAEGRERAADLYGTYVTLSRFFDEVLDLPDHEREAMTLVGAISPTVVDRLATTLLDADAASADDRPDSPRQ; encoded by the coding sequence ATGACCGGCACCCCCCAGTACCTCCTCGTCCTGTACCGCGCCGAGCGTCACGGGAACGTCCCCGTTCCGCCCGGGACGGTCGCCGACGCCGTCGGCCGCTCGCCCGCCGCGACGACCGAGATGCTCCAGCGTCTCGACGAACGGGGACTGGTCGCGCACGAACCCTACGACGGGGCGGCGTTGACGGCGGAGGGCCGCGAACGGGCGGCGGACCTGTACGGGACGTACGTCACGCTCTCGCGCTTTTTCGACGAGGTGCTCGACCTGCCGGACCACGAACGGGAGGCGATGACGCTGGTCGGGGCGATCAGCCCGACCGTCGTCGACAGACTCGCGACGACGCTGCTCGATGCCGACGCCGCGTCGGCCGACGACCGGCCCGATTCGCCGCGGCAGTAG
- a CDS encoding DUF7260 family protein has product MTVTTHIESAQSRVRAEREAVERKREAVETFAERVADLSTDPTPSAAAGVTATAGPRRHGESGAADRCRTVRTAFAETIRPHSLDDTDDSEPLLSTIRAELTDGIAVALAPTTDVPFSAELKKAIVAETHARRVEAETLVAALDRERSALGDAASTVEAVTGRLADADETPLTDLGFDALRVRHETLATHRDRCRDLAHRRQAFLDESTAPNSGAGIDHRTLVPCLYADFPVDHPVLSTVARLDAVCLNCQRAVRDHLVRRA; this is encoded by the coding sequence ATGACCGTCACCACCCACATCGAGTCGGCGCAGTCCCGCGTCCGTGCGGAACGGGAGGCGGTCGAGCGAAAGCGCGAGGCGGTCGAGACGTTCGCCGAGCGCGTCGCCGACCTGTCGACTGACCCGACGCCGTCGGCCGCGGCCGGCGTCACGGCCACTGCCGGCCCGCGCCGACACGGCGAGTCGGGCGCGGCCGACCGCTGTCGCACCGTCCGGACCGCCTTCGCCGAGACGATCCGTCCCCACAGCCTCGACGACACGGACGACTCCGAGCCTCTCCTCTCGACCATCCGGGCCGAGTTGACGGACGGCATCGCCGTCGCCCTCGCTCCGACGACGGACGTGCCGTTCTCGGCGGAACTCAAGAAGGCGATCGTCGCGGAGACGCACGCCCGACGGGTGGAAGCCGAGACGCTGGTGGCCGCCCTCGACCGCGAACGGTCGGCACTCGGCGACGCGGCGTCGACCGTCGAGGCGGTCACCGGACGGCTCGCCGACGCGGACGAGACGCCGCTGACCGACCTCGGATTCGACGCGCTCCGGGTGCGCCACGAGACGCTCGCTACCCATCGCGACCGCTGTCGGGACCTCGCCCACCGACGACAGGCGTTTCTCGACGAGTCCACCGCGCCGAACTCGGGGGCAGGGATCGACCACCGGACGCTCGTGCCGTGTCTCTACGCGGACTTCCCGGTCGATCACCCCGTCCTGTCGACGGTCGCCCGTCTCGACGCGGTGTGTCTGAACTGTCAACGCGCCGTCCGGGATCACCTAGTGCGGAGGGCCTGA
- a CDS encoding DUF7551 domain-containing protein: MIGDTLAELRTRIDALTSDDGAYYLVCGRTGDRPVPAAGARFPDRESARTAARTVEQYRAYLRRYDPRYPHFDVIVCQDDRATEDSAADPDPDTWTLSTPVLDGAAAQPSNRDLVEFCHRVAAAVFETLSDAGHDATERAITSDYDAVADALADPDGLCLYLLERMATTLDRRLTPTAQARVLTDAATRLAPVDPVEDPLSDTLGSLQRRGLLGAYRQSPWAADLDAGTRSVDVHLSEYALFPRRGRLPVLPLVVGLYRRHPDRPPSSLRAVDDGDGWRLTLALDADAEPNGLISAPIRSDA; encoded by the coding sequence ATGATCGGCGACACGCTCGCCGAACTCAGGACTCGCATCGACGCCCTCACGAGCGACGACGGCGCCTACTACCTCGTCTGCGGGCGCACGGGCGACCGACCGGTCCCCGCCGCGGGAGCTCGGTTCCCGGATCGGGAGTCCGCCCGCACCGCCGCCCGAACGGTCGAGCAGTACCGCGCCTACCTCCGGCGCTACGACCCACGATATCCACACTTCGACGTGATCGTCTGTCAGGACGACCGGGCGACCGAGGACTCGGCGGCCGACCCCGACCCGGACACGTGGACGCTCTCCACGCCCGTTCTCGACGGTGCGGCCGCCCAGCCGTCGAACCGGGACTTGGTCGAGTTCTGTCATCGCGTCGCGGCCGCCGTGTTCGAGACGCTCTCGGACGCCGGCCACGACGCCACCGAGCGGGCGATCACGAGCGATTACGACGCCGTCGCCGACGCCCTCGCCGATCCGGACGGCCTCTGCCTGTACCTGCTCGAACGGATGGCGACGACGCTCGACCGACGACTGACGCCGACCGCACAGGCCAGGGTGCTCACCGACGCGGCGACCCGCCTGGCGCCCGTCGATCCGGTCGAGGACCCGCTCTCGGATACTCTCGGGTCCCTCCAGCGTCGCGGCCTGCTCGGGGCCTATCGTCAGTCACCGTGGGCGGCCGACCTCGACGCAGGCACCCGATCCGTCGACGTCCACCTGTCCGAGTACGCGCTCTTCCCACGGCGCGGCCGACTCCCCGTCCTCCCGCTCGTCGTCGGTCTCTATCGACGGCACCCGGATCGTCCCCCATCGTCGCTCCGGGCCGTCGACGACGGCGATGGCTGGCGGCTCACGCTCGCTCTCGACGCCGACGCCGAACCGAACGGACTGATCAGTGCCCCGATTCGCTCCGACGCCTGA